Proteins encoded by one window of Flavobacterium sp. N502540:
- a CDS encoding pentapeptide repeat-containing protein, with protein MKKESQYFLDKEYDTIIYGKDDVNFKDFECCVFNNCNFSACTFLAVTFIDCVFNDCIFSEAKINYVAFRTATFNRCEIKDVNFAMCDKLIFEIHFYDCILDFSKFYTLKIKGTTFTNCSLIAVDFMATDLTSVLFDNCDLYRSEFDKAIANKADFKTSYNYTIDPSKTKLKKAIFALPELKGLLFKHDVIVS; from the coding sequence TTGAAAAAAGAATCTCAATATTTCCTTGATAAAGAATACGATACCATTATTTATGGTAAAGATGATGTCAATTTTAAAGATTTTGAGTGTTGTGTTTTTAACAATTGTAATTTTTCCGCCTGTACTTTTTTAGCCGTTACTTTTATCGATTGTGTTTTTAACGATTGTATTTTCAGCGAAGCCAAAATTAATTATGTAGCCTTTCGAACCGCTACTTTTAATCGCTGCGAAATCAAAGACGTTAATTTTGCCATGTGCGACAAACTGATCTTTGAAATTCATTTTTACGATTGCATTTTGGATTTTTCAAAATTTTACACCTTGAAGATTAAGGGAACTACTTTTACCAATTGCAGCTTAATTGCTGTAGATTTTATGGCTACCGACCTCACCAGCGTCCTGTTTGACAATTGCGATTTGTACCGCTCTGAGTTTGACAAGGCCATCGCCAATAAAGCCGATTTTAAAACCAGTTACAATTACACCATTGATCCCTCAAAAACTAAACTCAAAAAAGCGATCTTTGCTTTACCTGAACTAAAAGGATTGTTGTTTAAGCATGATGTGATTGTGAGTTAA